The sequence below is a genomic window from Zygosaccharomyces rouxii strain CBS732 chromosome D complete sequence.
CTAGAAGTGAGCCTACATGGAAGAACAGAACTCATAACAGGTTAGCTGATAGCGATGGTCATGGAAATGCATTGGAGAAGGTTACACAGCATAGGAGACTATTAAGATTAGAGTTCAAGAAgcaaagagaaaagatggaaCAAGAGCTGTTAGAACTGAGAAGAAAAGGTGGTACCATTgaacaagagaaagaattacTTGAACAACAGAGAAAATCTTTAAGAGTGTACAAATCGCAACAGAGTTCTGCAGAAGTACTTCCTCATGAGGAGACCATTAGGGACATAGATTTGCTACTGTTCACGGATGATGGGAAAATTAGACAACTGGAATCATTAGAGCTTATGCCCGTGGAGGCCATGTTTCTAACATTTGCCTTACCGGTACTGGACATTACCGCTAAAGATTTAACACGACGTCTCGTGGGAATCCCAGAGAAATATGAGGACATCCACCAGTTTATCTCACAGTACGTGGTCTACCACCATTATAGATCCCATGGTTGGTGCGCTAGATCAGGTGTAAAATTTGGATGTGATTATTTACTGTACCAACGAGGGCCTCCCTTGGAACATGCGGAATTTTGTGTTCGAATACTCAACAGCAATGACATTAAGGATTACAACTGGTACTCCAGTTTGGCCCGTGTTGTAGCTGGCGCTAACAAGACATATGTATTATGTTACGTGGAAAGCCTACGATCTCCAGAGACTATTTTAAGATGGTGGCACCAGGGAAATTATAAATCAATATTCTCAAGTTATAAAGTTGGTGAGATAACTTACAAAAGATGGATACCGGGCAAGAACAGAGAATAAAATAGATGTACCATTTAACAACTAATTATGCGACTATATATAATGCAAATGAAGAGTGTACTATACCTGATCTTTGTAGGCCTCTAGCACCCATCCGCAGTCTCTGATACCCTTATTCTTAGCCTTTGGTCCTTTAGCAGGATCATCATATATGGCATTTAACTTCTCATCATGAGTAGCAGGCTTTGAAATGCAAATGTACTGATTATTGGGCAATGTGCACTTCAACTGCGATTTAGGGAAGGGACAGGGACACTCCTTTACATGACTAACACACTCTAAGGTATCAGGACATAAATAACCTTCACAACCTGAATTTAAAAACTTGTCCTCATATGgttgtggtggtgttggAGGGTCCTGGTTGAAGTTAAAGAGAAAACCAGATACCTGCACAAGTAGCAGGCAAACTGCTATCACTCGACATGCACAGTTCATCTAGATTAAAGCTTGGTTTCTTGTACGTTTATGTATAAGACAACAGTTGTTGTAGTAAGAGCCAGCTCATAGGTCTTTAACCATGGCCCTATGGTAACAAGACGGACCTCCACGTGATAACAAGATAGAAGCTCTAGCGAATAAATGAAGACGATTACAACTATATTAAAGGATCCTCAAGGTCTGCTTCACCCATCTGCTCTTCTCGAAACCGTTCTTCACAAGAAGATTCGCGAATTGGCACTACAATTTGATGAGATATTCGAGCCGGTAAGAGATAATGGAAACTTGCAGCCCTCACTCGAGCTGAAATAGAATTAGCAAGCCGCTCGAGGTCCAATTAGCCCCTAGTTGCTGCCTTTTCCTCCATTATGTATTTCAACTCATCGAGCTCATCAGGTATTTGACGAAATATTCATACAATAACGCGCGTATTCTACTTTCTACTAGATAAAAGATTGGCAATAAAGGTCTTAAGAGGTCCGTTGGACATGTATTATGGGATTAGACAGATTGCAGAACCATACCATCGAATACTGAGAAGTTCTTCGAGCCATTCATCATGTCAATTGGTCATATTCGTGTCATGTTTGAACATAGATGCATTGTGTTCTGCTAAGATGCTCaccaatcttttcaaaaaacaATTAGTTCAATCTCAACTAGTACCTGTATTTGGTTATGGTGAGCTAAAGGATCACTATTCTAAATTAGATGACAATGTTACCAGTGTAATATTCATTGGATGTGGTGGTGGGATATGCCTTGACGAGTTCTTAGAGCTGGATGCCGAACAGTTGTTAATGGATACTGATGATGCTCTGAAGGAGAGGAAATTCAATAGGCACATATATGTGTTTGATTCGCATCGACCATGGAATTTGGACAACATATTTGGCTCAGAAATTGTAATATGTCTGGACGACGGGACGGCAGATGATTCTTTGCAAAGACAGAAAGAAGCATATTTCCAACTAATACGGCTTGATGCTGAGAGTGAAGGGCAGGAAGAGGATGAGGACACTCAGGAGGATGaaactgatgaagacgaagacgaagatgaggatggtGACGGTAAGAGATCAAGTTCAGAGGGTCCATCTAGCAAGAAAGCGAAAAAACAGAGAAAGAGACTGATAGACGAATATGAGACAATCTTAGAAGATTATTACTCACAGGGGACTTCAGTGGTAAATTCAATGTCATTACAGGTTTATTCATTAATAACTACTATCGGAGAatcaaatttaaaatacCTCTGGTGGACAATTTTGGGGACGACTTCGCTAGATACCGCTTATCCACAAGTTTACAATCGATTATACCcacttttacaagatgaaGTTAAGAGACTGTCTCCCAGCCATCAAGCGGTTAAGACCCCAGATACTCTATCCCTCAACATTCAGCCCGATTACTACCTTTTTCTATTGAGGCATTCATCACTCTATGACAGTTTCTACTACTCCAACTACGTTAACGCCAAGCTTTCACTCTGgaatgaaaatggtaagaAAAGGTTACACAAGATGTTTGCTCGTATGGGGATACCGTTGTCTACTGCCCAGGAAACTTGGATCTACATGGATAATTCCATTAAAAGAGAACTAGGTATAATATTCGATCGAAATTTGGACAGGTATGGACTGCAAGACATTGTACGAGACGGATTCGTTAGAACTTTAGGTTATAGAGGTGCCATTAGTGCAAGCGAATTTGTAGAGGCACTGACGGCATTATTAGAAGTTGGTAACAGCATTACAAGAGAAACTGGCGATACTACAGAGGAAGTAAGCGTAAATTCACAAAAGAGATggatttccaatttttggTTGAGTTGGGATGCACTTGACGATGGTAAAGTGGACCTGTTGAACAAGGGAATTAGACATGCACAGACTTTACAAAAAGCAGTCTTCAATACCGGTGTTGCCATTTTGGAGAAAAGACTCATTAAGCATTTAAGGATCTATCGTCTTTGTGTACTTCAAGAGGGTCCAGATTTAGAATTATACTACAACCCACTGTCCCTATTACGGTTGGGTAATTGGTTGTCAGAATGCTGTGCAGAATCTGAGAATAAGCAGCTGCTACCAATGGTATTGGCAAGTCTTAACGAATCCACAGACACGTATTTGGTAGCAGGTCTTGCTGCAAGATACCCAAGGGGGATGGATATGTTGCAAGTGCGTAAACCAATTCTAAACAATTTTAGCATGGCGTTCCAGCAAATTGCTGCACAGACTGATGCAAGAGTTAAAATAgacaattttgaaagttccattattgaaattaaaagGGAGGATCTATCTCCATTCCTCGAGAAATTAACGCTAAGTGGTCTAATTTGAGTGCAAAAAGAACTGAATGAAattcagaagaattgatcgAACTCCATGAAAATGCTCTAAGAGTTCAAAACGGCCCTTTTCTCACTTTTTATTCCActttttcatatttttttataaCATTTTATAACGCATAATTTTCCTATTTACTGACGCCGCAAATCTTAACTTACCGATATAATGTCAGAAACTCAAAAGATCACACTGTCCAGCTTGACAGGACAAACAAG
It includes:
- the LCL2 gene encoding Lcl2p (similar to uniprot|Q08045 Saccharomyces cerevisiae YLR104W Hypothetical ORF) — its product is MNCACRVIAVCLLLVQVSGFLFNFNQDPPTPPQPYEDKFLNSGCEGYLCPDTLECVSHVKECPCPFPKSQLKCTLPNNQYICISKPATHDEKLNAIYDDPAKGPKAKNKGIRDCGWVLEAYKDQV
- the CDC45 gene encoding DNA replication initiation factor CDC45 (highly similar to uniprot|Q08032 Saccharomyces cerevisiae YLR103C CDC45 DNA replication initiation factor) yields the protein MYYGIRQIAEPYHRILRSSSSHSSCQLVIFVSCLNIDALCSAKMLTNLFKKQLVQSQLVPVFGYGELKDHYSKLDDNVTSVIFIGCGGGICLDEFLELDAEQLLMDTDDALKERKFNRHIYVFDSHRPWNLDNIFGSEIVICLDDGTADDSLQRQKEAYFQLIRLDAESEGQEEDEDTQEDETDEDEDEDEDGDGKRSSSEGPSSKKAKKQRKRLIDEYETILEDYYSQGTSVVNSMSLQVYSLITTIGESNLKYLWWTILGTTSLDTAYPQVYNRLYPLLQDEVKRLSPSHQAVKTPDTLSLNIQPDYYLFLLRHSSLYDSFYYSNYVNAKLSLWNENGKKRLHKMFARMGIPLSTAQETWIYMDNSIKRELGIIFDRNLDRYGLQDIVRDGFVRTLGYRGAISASEFVEALTALLEVGNSITRETGDTTEEVSVNSQKRWISNFWLSWDALDDGKVDLLNKGIRHAQTLQKAVFNTGVAILEKRLIKHLRIYRLCVLQEGPDLELYYNPLSLLRLGNWLSECCAESENKQLLPMVLASLNESTDTYLVAGLAARYPRGMDMLQVRKPILNNFSMAFQQIAAQTDARVKIDNFESSIIEIKREDLSPFLEKLTLSGLI
- the SEN2 gene encoding tRNA splicing endonuclease subunit SEN2 (similar to uniprot|P16658 Saccharomyces cerevisiae YLR105C) translates to MGKRKPSSARYKYPLPIHPIELPPLIPHNPISWVYWTYCYFSSVNGLTNKIHVEFFNDKYVHIVVKDDSQMNYLWENGFFGTGQLSRSEPTWKNRTHNRLADSDGHGNALEKVTQHRRLLRLEFKKQREKMEQELLELRRKGGTIEQEKELLEQQRKSLRVYKSQQSSAEVLPHEETIRDIDLLLFTDDGKIRQLESLELMPVEAMFLTFALPVLDITAKDLTRRLVGIPEKYEDIHQFISQYVVYHHYRSHGWCARSGVKFGCDYLLYQRGPPLEHAEFCVRILNSNDIKDYNWYSSLARVVAGANKTYVLCYVESLRSPETILRWWHQGNYKSIFSSYKVGEITYKRWIPGKNRE